From the Magnetospirillum sp. WYHS-4 genome, the window GATGCGCGCTTGATCCGGGAACTACTGAATTCCGGCGATGTCCAGCATCAGATCCATCATGTGGACGATGGCGTGAAGGCCATGGACTTCCTGCGCCGCCAGGGCACCTTCGATGCCTCGCCGCGTCCCGATCTGGTGATCCTCGACCTCAACCTGCCCCGCAAGGATGGCCGCGAGGTGCTGGCGGAGGTCAAGGGCGATCCCTTGCTGCGCACCATCCCGGTGGTGGTGCTGACCACCTCGGAAGCGGAAGAAGACGTCCGCAATTGCTACGAACTGCACGCCAACTGCTTCGTCACCAAGCCCGCCGATTTCGACGACTTCAATACCGTCATGCGGATGATCGACGAATTCTGGTTCGGCGTCGCCCAGCGGCCCGTCGTCCTTTCCTGATCGGC encodes:
- a CDS encoding response regulator, whose amino-acid sequence is MQVFAQSGSNSGVVLVVEDNLGDARLIRELLNSGDVQHQIHHVDDGVKAMDFLRRQGTFDASPRPDLVILDLNLPRKDGREVLAEVKGDPLLRTIPVVVLTTSEAEEDVRNCYELHANCFVTKPADFDDFNTVMRMIDEFWFGVAQRPVVLS